A region of Schistosoma mansoni strain Puerto Rico chromosome 1, complete genome DNA encodes the following proteins:
- a CDS encoding putative prefoldin subunit codes for MNDMLILSSKVGFVIGFQDDSGAKFEVYVTVLGMTSGTVSIKELTIPQLQDLARQFEQKVQFISASIQQLKSLQAQFVASKNCLGELNPERENTNILVPLTSTLCVPGKLSDASHVLVDIGTGYYVEMTVPEAESHFCRRVEYINKQIRKILPVLEEKTQAHKSISDVLDAKIQEFIKVRTAACP; via the exons ATGAATGATATGCTTATTCTTTCAAGCAAAGTTGGCTTTGTTATTGGATTTCAAGATGATTCTGGAGCGAAATTTGAAGTTTACGTTACCGTCCTTGGGATGACGTCTGGAACTGTTAGTATCAAAGAGTTGACCATCCCACAGCTTCAAGATCTTGCACGGCAATTCGAGCAAAAAGTTCAatttatatctgcttctataCAGCAACTCAAGTCTCTACAGGCTCAGTTCGTTGCCTCCAAAAATTGTCTGGGCGAGCTTAACCCCGAAAGAGAAAATACAAATATTCTTGTCCCTTTAACTTCAACCTTGTGTGTTCCTGGGAAACTTTCTGATGCTTCGCATGTGCTTGTGGATATTGGAACTGGGTACTATGTTGAAATG ACCGTTCCAGAAGCTGAAAGCCACTTTTGCCGTCGAGTAGAATatatcaataaacaaataaggAAGATTTTGCCTGTTTTGGAGGAAAAAACACAAGCACATAAGTCCATTTCAGACGTTCTGGATGCTAAAATTCAAGAGTTTATTAAAGTTCGAACAGCAGCGTGTCCTTGA